A window of the Cucurbita pepo subsp. pepo cultivar mu-cu-16 chromosome LG01, ASM280686v2, whole genome shotgun sequence genome harbors these coding sequences:
- the LOC111787938 gene encoding uncharacterized protein LOC111787938, whose protein sequence is MEDEEQKMEALKKAYADIILNTVKEAATRVLVSEREARYLQQDLSSFKDESLRLLLRLKNMVDSKMREAEITSLCQRRKVEELEAKLHEAEDVITDLRIQLKEAQFQLEKEKKDKMQPLEGMIMNKITLSSQSILEPDSSCPSSSELQTVSSNLRNTKMEKIAHAVHDSVPKSVEHSSVSQVDIVHAHDSDSSSMVVRTKERRSYGKRCTQRIRALERNYLDYSLPLGIDVKDNQVLEEKEPLVKKKAKEEGGLSTRIGKTDIGKRVHGAVLKRSVKLHTLRRTSQFGKCKTGSCRLHGSQLTKPHYPSCIISLCRPYLKDDDVRSDNNEYSAPSLMADSGNVGKKSCLPEEHKTDSYSGASGNSNGRQPQGNMKRGNLNGHSPDQPIISCDKCFFLSPCTTSTNLVNDNGKSGDDHSKTKHRSKMKKLTCLDPGLTSSGSYVDSTSVPASVTASVKVNSSEVLENAANSKKELMALTVKQESDEIRNLICPSFKLNSEINPNTKYGQICVDTNCSPCQVDKKHLNCTRQSKRKREAMGISDENISPEKRNGKRSLGEKLKFEPQFERTDLNRESTRESRQLSEVARQLISLSRERW, encoded by the exons ATGGAGGACGAAGAACAG AAAATGGAGGCGCTCAAGAAGGCTTATGCTGACATAATTCTGAACACGGTGAAGGAGGCAGCGACTCGCGTACTGGTATCCGAGCGCGAAGCTCGTTATCTCCAGCAggatctttcttcttttaaggATGAGTCGCTCAGGCTGCTCCTTCGCTTGAAGAACATGGTCGATTCTAAG ATGCGTGAAGCAGAAATTACATCATTATGCCAAAGGAGAAAAGTGGAAGAGCTTGAAGCAAAACTTCATGAGGCGGAGGATGTGATAACAGATCTTAGAATACAGTTGAAAGAGGCACAATTCCAGttggagaaggagaaaaaagacaaaatgcAGCCTTTGGAAGGGATgattatgaataaaattacTCTCTCTAGTCAGTCTATCCTTGAGCCAGATTCTTCCTGTCCTTCCTCATCAGAACTGCAAACAGTGTCTTCTAATTTGAGGAACACGAAGATGGAAAAGATAGCCCATGCAGTACATGATAGTGTGCCAAAGTCTGTCGAACATTCATCTGTTTCTCAAGTGGACATTGTCCACGCTCACGATTCTGACTCTTCCTCCATGGTAGTGAGAACCAAGGAGCGCAGATCATATGGGAAGAGATGCACCCAGAGAATTCGTGCATTAGAAAGGAATTACCTGGATTATAGCTTACCTCTAGGTATTGATGTAAAAGATAACCAAGTCCTTGAGGAAAAGGAACCTTTAGTAAAAAAGAAGGCCAAGGAGGAAGGAGGCCTCTCTACCAGAATTGGAAAGACAGATATAGGGAAGAGGGTGCATGGTGCTGTGTTAAAGAGATCTGTAAAGCTCCATACATTAAGAAGGACGTCTCAATTTGGAAAATGTAAAACTGGCTCTTGCAGGTTGCATGGTAGTCAACTAACAAAACCTCATTATCCATCATGCATCATTTCCCTTTGCAGGCCATATTTGAAAGATGATGACGTGAGATCAGATAATAATGAATATTCTGCACCATCTCTGATGGCTGATAGTGGGAATGTGGGGAAAAAATCTTGTTTGCCGGAGGAGCATAAAACTGACAGTTACAGCGGTGCAAGTGGAAATTCTAATGGGAGGCAACCACAAGGGAACATGAAACGTGGGAATTTAAATGGTCACTCGCCTGACCAGCCAATCATTTCTTGTGACAAGTGTTTTTTCCTGTCTCCATGTACGACTTCCACTAATCTAGTTAATGATAACGGGAAATCTGGTGATGATCATTCCAAAACTAAGCATCGGAGcaagatgaagaaattaacCTGCTTGGATCCAGGACTCACATCATCCGGAAGTTATGTCGACTCTACATCAGTGCCTGCTAGTGTTACTGCCAGTGTTAAGGTCAATAGTTCCGAAGTTCTCGAGAATGCAGCAAACAGTAAGAAAGAACTGATGGCATTGACAGTGAAACAGGAAAGTGATGAAATAAGGAATTTGATTTGTCCAAGTTTCAAGTTGAACTCTGAAATAAATCCTAATACGAAATACGGGCAAATATGTGTAGATACGAACTGCTCTCCTTGCCAAGTAGACAAGAAACACCTCAATTGTACTAGACAAAGCAAACGCAAGAGGGAAGCCAT
- the LOC111778790 gene encoding inactive LRR receptor-like serine/threonine-protein kinase BIR2 codes for MEISSSFLLYHHLLLLLLLLSASLSSSAVQEDDIRCLRGVKDSLVDPLGKLSSWDFKNTSVGNLCNKFVGLSCWNDRENRILSLELRDMALSGSISEDLQYCVSLQRLDLSGNSFSGAIPPHICKWLPYLVNLDLSNNQFSGPIPADLAGCSYLNSLMLSNNALSGTIPVELTSLSRLNKFSVANNHLTGSIPESFNKFGSEDFDGNSELCGGPVGSSCGGLSKKNLAIIIAAGVFGAAASLLLGFGLWWWYHSRMNMKKRRGYRDGSNGDWADRLRAYKLVQVSLFQKPLVKVKLADLLAATNNFNGENIMVSSRTGTTYRAALPDGSVLAIKRLNTCKLGEKLFRTEMNRLGSLRHPNLTPLLGFCVVEEEKLLVYKYMSNGTLASLLHGNGEILDWATRFRIGLGAARGLAWLHHGCQPPFMHQNICSSVILVDDEYDARIMDFGLARLMASDSHDSSFVNGDLGELGYIAPEYPSTMVASLKGDVYGFGVVLLELVTGQKPLEVTKAEEGYKGNLVDWVNQLSSSGRIKDVIDKSLCGKGNDDEILQLVKITMNCIVSRPKDRWSMYQVYQSMKSMAKDYSFSEPDDAFPLLLGKGDNEPV; via the coding sequence ATGGAAATCTCCTCCAGCTTCCTTCTctatcatcatcttcttcttcttcttcttctactttctGCTTCTCTGTCTTCTTCTGCAGTTCAGGAAGACGACATAAGATGTCTTCGAGGGGTTAAGGATTCGCTCGTTGATCCTCTTGGGAAGCTCAGTTCCTGGGATTTCAAGAACACGTCGGTTGGAAATCTTTGCAATAAATTTGTCGGACTGTCTTGCTGGAACGACCGGGAGAATCGCATTCTGAGCCTTGAACTCAGAGATATGGCGCTCTCTGGTTCCATTTCTGAGGATTTGCAGTACTGTGTGAGCCTGCAGAGACTGGATCTGTCTGGTAATTCCTTTTCCGGCGCGATTCCGCCGCATATTTGTAAGTGGCTTCCGTATTTGGTTAATTTGGATTTGTCCAACAATCAATTTTCCGGCCCTATTCCGGCTGATCTCGCCGGATGTTCTTATCTGAATTCGTTAATGTTGTCTAATAATGCGCTTTCGGGTACGATACCAGTTGAGCTTACGAGTTTGAGTAGGCTTAATAAATTTTCTGTTGCGAACAATCATCTCACTGGTTCGATTCCCGaatcttttaataaatttgggAGTGAGGATTTTGATGGGAACAGTGAGTTATGTGGAGGGCCTGTTGGATCGAGCTGTGGTGGGTTGAGCAAGAAAAATCTAGCGATTATTATAGCTGCTGGTGTGTTTGGTGCTGCAGCTTCTCTGTTATTAGGTTTTGGGTTATGGTGGTGGTATCATTCTAGGATGAacatgaagaaaagaaggggATATAGGGATGGGAGTAATGGGGATTGGGCTGATAGATTAAGAGCCTATAAGCTAGTTCAAGTTTCCTTGTTTCAAAAGCCTCTTGTGAAAGTTAAGTTAGCTGATTTGTTAGCTGCTACGAACAATTTCAATGGTGAAAATATAATGGTTTCTTCTAGAACTGGAACTACTTATAGAGCTGCTCTTCCAGATGGCTCTGTGCTTGCTATAAAGCGGCTCAATACCTGCAAGCTTGGTGAGAAGCTGTTTCGGACGGAGATGAACCGGTTAGGATCGTTGAGGCACCCGAATTTGACACCCCTTTTGGGATTCTGTGTTGTGGAAGAGGAAAAGCTTTTGGTTTATAAGTATATGTCTAATGGGACTCTGGCTTCTTTGTTACATGGAAATGGTGAGATATTGGATTGGGCAACTAGGTTTAGGATTGGTTTGGGTGCAGCTAGGGGTCTTGCTTGGCTTCACCATGGATGCCAACCTCCATTCATGCATCAAAACATATGTTCTAGTGTAATTCTTGTggatgatgagtatgatgctAGGATCATGGATTTTGGATTGGCAAGGTTAATGGCTTCGGATTCTCACGACAGTAGTTTCGTTAATGGAGATTTAGGGGAGCTCGGTTACATTGCTCCCGAATATCCCAGCACCATGGTTGCTTCTCTAAAAGGGGATGTTTATGGATTTGGGGTTGTGCTTTTGGAGTTGGTCACTGGCCAAAAACCTCTAGAAGTCACTAAAGCAGAGGAAGGCTACAAGGGTAACTTGGTGGATTGGGTTAATCAGCTAAGTAGTTCGGGTCGAATCAAGGACGTTATCGATAAAAGTCTTTGTGGAAAAGGGAACGACGACGAAATCTTACAACTTGTGAAAATTACAATGAACTGCATTGTTTCTAGGCCCAAGGACAGGTGGTCTATGTATCAGGTTTATCAGTCAATGAAATCAATGGCTAAGGACTACAGTTTCTCTGAACCAGACGATGCGTTCCCACTTTTACTTGGCAAGGGAGATAACGAACCCGTGTAA